Proteins encoded by one window of Corynebacterium amycolatum:
- a CDS encoding ABC transporter ATP-binding protein, with protein sequence MGVFLDVNDVAAGYGKRKVLRGASIRTLKPGTVTGLLGPNAAGKSTLMTTLAGIRKPMSGEIVLTRDNERVIGSELREVVGYVPQDLPASASLTAFESVLVSGRRAGRLRVRGSEIEHTAVALRKVGIEHLADRFVGELSGGQRQLVAVAQMFVRDPEIMLLDEPTSALDLRHQVELLKLVRAEVASRSSLALVAIHDLNLAARYCDELVMLHDGHVVAQGSPVDVLTPDLLARVYGIRARVLDDEGVPVVCPIEEDQVSEAA encoded by the coding sequence ATGGGCGTATTTCTCGATGTCAATGACGTAGCTGCAGGCTATGGCAAGCGAAAGGTGCTGCGCGGGGCGTCAATACGCACGCTGAAGCCAGGTACGGTGACGGGTTTGCTCGGGCCAAACGCTGCGGGCAAGTCCACACTGATGACCACGCTGGCGGGGATTCGAAAGCCCATGTCCGGGGAGATTGTTCTGACCCGTGACAATGAACGGGTTATCGGTTCCGAACTGCGCGAAGTCGTCGGCTACGTACCGCAGGATCTACCGGCCAGCGCCTCGCTGACCGCATTCGAATCGGTACTGGTCTCCGGGCGGCGCGCCGGGCGTCTGCGGGTGCGTGGCTCAGAGATTGAGCACACGGCGGTGGCTCTCCGAAAGGTTGGCATTGAACACCTTGCCGACAGATTCGTCGGCGAGCTCTCCGGCGGTCAGCGGCAGCTCGTCGCCGTCGCGCAGATGTTTGTCCGCGATCCCGAGATCATGCTTCTCGACGAACCCACCTCCGCCCTCGACCTGCGTCACCAGGTGGAACTCCTAAAGCTCGTCCGCGCGGAGGTCGCCTCACGGAGCTCCTTGGCACTCGTTGCAATCCACGATCTGAATCTCGCCGCCCGCTACTGCGATGAGCTTGTCATGCTTCACGACGGCCACGTGGTTGCCCAGGGGAGTCCTGTTGACGTTCTCACTCCGGACCTTTTGGCCCGCGTCTATGGAATTCGAGCCCGCGTACTCGATGACGAGGGCGTGCCCGTGGTGTGTCCTATTGAGGAAGACCAGGTTTCTGAAGCCGCGTAG
- a CDS encoding LutC/YkgG family protein → MSHSSASANIAKSEILERIRNAQKIAFEGRDLASDAGIVTGEPGTHFNIPRDYERSSDLTAKEIISLADERIADYKADVRRCGSSATEINEAVKKAIADVGASLIGIPEGLDREWVAGLESGGGKATAEIRVDTGFTAEELDELDAIVTSSAVTCAETGTIVLDGSATSGRRALTLVPDIHICVVPASTVVYGIPEAISRLRESDPTAPITMISGPSATSDIELARVEGVHGPRTLIVIIAGQ, encoded by the coding sequence ATGTCCCATTCCTCAGCATCCGCGAACATTGCCAAAAGCGAAATCCTCGAGCGTATCCGCAATGCTCAGAAGATCGCCTTCGAAGGCCGTGACTTGGCCTCTGACGCAGGCATCGTCACCGGCGAGCCCGGTACACATTTCAACATCCCCCGCGATTACGAACGCTCCTCCGACCTGACGGCCAAGGAGATCATTTCGCTTGCCGACGAACGCATCGCCGATTACAAAGCCGATGTGCGCCGCTGTGGGAGCTCGGCAACTGAAATCAATGAAGCTGTGAAGAAGGCAATTGCTGATGTCGGGGCTTCATTGATTGGTATTCCCGAAGGCCTAGACCGCGAGTGGGTTGCGGGGTTGGAGTCTGGTGGGGGTAAGGCCACCGCCGAGATTCGCGTCGATACAGGTTTCACCGCCGAAGAGCTGGACGAGCTCGACGCGATTGTCACCAGCTCTGCTGTTACCTGCGCCGAGACCGGCACCATTGTTCTGGACGGTTCGGCCACTTCTGGCCGCCGCGCGCTGACCTTGGTGCCGGATATTCACATCTGCGTTGTGCCGGCTTCCACGGTTGTCTACGGCATCCCGGAGGCAATTTCCCGTCTACGCGAGAGTGATCCCACCGCTCCCATCACCATGATTTCGGGACCTTCTGCAACCTCGGACATCGAGCTTGCCCGAGTCGAAGGTGTCCATGGGCCACGCACGCTGATTGTGATTATTGCTGGCCAGTAG